Proteins encoded in a region of the Paenibacillus sp. E222 genome:
- a CDS encoding extracellular solute-binding protein — MRSRKKKGLILLLVIALIFSIWSIYPARDRGPGIAQAREDFEAVSGTDDPRSYEHYLSNYTDAAKPEQAVRIEGESFIHAADGEFETVDGYAGLDGKAVITPEAGTISWEVPVQASGLYQIRIHYYSVTGKSSGIERKLTLNGEVPFRGADVLLFDRAWGNREDSVRRDDRGNDLRPRQVEKPVWQLAAFKDSAGYFEEPYQFYFEKGKQKLSLTSLRESMAIDYIELYQEENIPSYAELQTAYASAGLKPAEAVMLKVQGEQAVSKSSPTLAPISDRSSPSLEPYDVSKIRINAIGGTNWKLPGEWIEWDVDVPEDGLYQIALKVKQDQLRGVYATRSLMIDGKVPFKEVERIRFTYSPEWQTRVLGESEPYLFRLSKGTHRLRMTVTLGDIAPLLRTVESSVLDLNEMYRKILMITSNKPDPLRDYQLEQRIPEMTEVFKRQAGILRSVANYLEQATGEQSDKVAVLHAMVVQLEDMAARPETVPKRLDTFKINVGGLGTWILSVREQPIALDYLLVSSPDQKLPEAGATLLQQMKHEVGAYVASYTEDYDSIGNTELKKDSITVWITTGRDQAQVLKGLIDESFTPETDISVQLRLVPPNILLPATLAGEGPDVAMQMGEDIPVNYAMRNAAADLSGFPDFEQVASRFRESGLTPYRYNNGVYALPEQQHFPMLFYRKDVLNELGLEPPKTWQDVYNAISVLQKHNMEFYLPIEDTTNNANMIPNATFAMLLYQNDGEFYSEDQKESALDSEISMDAFKRWTQFYTNYKFPLKADFPNRFRTGEMPLGIADYTTYNMLTVMAPEIRNLWDFTIVPGTQLADGSVRHEVASTTSAVMMLENAKNKEAAWSFMKWWTDKQTQIEYGREMEGLMGAAARYPTANIEALEQLPWPVKDYQNLEQQWEWVKGIPQVPGGYFTGRHLDNAFRKVVNANENPREALSDYVLYIDDEIELKRKEFNLK, encoded by the coding sequence ATGCGGTCACGAAAGAAAAAAGGACTGATCCTGCTGCTCGTCATTGCGTTGATCTTCTCCATATGGAGCATTTACCCTGCGCGGGATCGCGGTCCGGGTATAGCTCAGGCGCGCGAGGATTTTGAAGCCGTATCAGGTACAGACGACCCACGCAGCTATGAGCATTACCTTTCCAATTACACAGATGCAGCCAAGCCGGAGCAGGCTGTGCGAATCGAAGGAGAATCCTTCATTCACGCTGCCGACGGTGAGTTCGAGACTGTCGATGGATATGCCGGACTGGACGGGAAAGCGGTCATCACCCCGGAAGCTGGCACTATCAGCTGGGAAGTCCCTGTACAGGCGAGCGGTTTATACCAGATCCGCATTCATTATTATTCTGTCACGGGCAAAAGCTCCGGCATTGAACGGAAGCTGACCCTTAACGGTGAGGTTCCTTTCAGGGGAGCCGATGTGCTGTTATTTGACAGGGCATGGGGGAACCGGGAAGACAGCGTGCGAAGGGATGATCGCGGCAATGATCTCAGGCCACGGCAGGTGGAGAAGCCCGTTTGGCAGCTTGCCGCCTTCAAGGACAGCGCCGGTTACTTCGAGGAGCCGTACCAGTTTTATTTTGAAAAGGGAAAACAAAAGCTGTCACTGACCTCGCTGCGCGAAAGCATGGCGATCGATTATATCGAGCTGTACCAGGAAGAGAACATTCCGTCTTACGCAGAGCTGCAGACCGCTTATGCATCGGCCGGATTGAAGCCGGCTGAAGCTGTCATGCTCAAGGTACAGGGAGAACAGGCGGTGAGTAAATCGTCACCAACCCTTGCACCGATCTCGGATCGGTCGAGTCCTTCCCTCGAGCCCTACGATGTATCCAAAATCCGGATCAATGCTATTGGAGGCACCAACTGGAAGCTGCCCGGCGAATGGATCGAATGGGATGTAGACGTGCCGGAGGATGGCCTGTACCAGATTGCGCTCAAGGTGAAGCAGGACCAGCTTCGCGGTGTGTATGCGACACGAAGCCTGATGATTGACGGCAAGGTTCCATTTAAGGAAGTGGAACGTATTCGCTTTACCTACAGCCCCGAATGGCAGACACGGGTACTGGGCGAAAGCGAGCCTTACCTGTTCCGGCTCTCAAAAGGAACACATCGCTTGCGAATGACGGTTACGTTGGGGGATATCGCTCCGCTGCTGCGAACGGTGGAATCCAGCGTGCTGGATCTTAATGAAATGTACCGCAAAATTTTGATGATTACATCCAACAAGCCTGATCCTTTGAGGGATTACCAGCTTGAACAGCGCATTCCCGAGATGACCGAGGTATTCAAGCGGCAGGCAGGCATCCTCCGTTCGGTTGCCAACTATTTGGAGCAGGCGACAGGTGAGCAAAGCGACAAGGTAGCCGTACTGCATGCGATGGTCGTTCAGCTGGAGGATATGGCGGCAAGACCGGAAACGGTGCCCAAACGTCTGGATACCTTCAAGATCAATGTGGGCGGGTTGGGAACATGGATTCTATCCGTTCGTGAACAGCCTATTGCACTGGATTACCTCCTGGTGTCCTCACCGGATCAGAAGCTGCCAGAGGCCGGGGCTACTCTGCTGCAGCAAATGAAGCACGAAGTGGGTGCCTACGTCGCTTCCTATACCGAGGATTATGACAGCATCGGCAACACGGAGCTGAAAAAGGATTCCATCACGGTATGGATTACGACCGGACGTGACCAGGCTCAGGTGCTGAAAGGTCTGATTGATGAATCTTTCACACCGGAAACGGATATTTCCGTGCAGCTGCGACTTGTTCCGCCCAATATCCTGCTGCCTGCGACGCTGGCTGGAGAAGGCCCGGATGTAGCGATGCAGATGGGCGAGGATATTCCGGTCAATTACGCGATGCGTAATGCGGCAGCCGACCTGAGCGGATTCCCGGACTTTGAGCAGGTTGCAAGCCGATTTCGGGAGAGTGGACTGACGCCTTACCGCTATAACAATGGGGTCTATGCTCTTCCAGAGCAGCAGCATTTTCCAATGCTGTTCTATCGCAAGGATGTCCTGAACGAGCTTGGCCTCGAGCCGCCCAAAACATGGCAGGACGTGTATAATGCCATCTCGGTGCTGCAAAAGCACAATATGGAGTTCTATTTGCCAATCGAGGATACAACAAACAATGCCAACATGATACCCAACGCAACCTTCGCCATGCTCTTATATCAGAACGATGGCGAGTTCTATTCGGAAGATCAAAAGGAGAGCGCGCTGGATTCGGAAATTTCCATGGATGCGTTCAAGCGGTGGACGCAATTTTATACCAATTACAAATTTCCGCTTAAAGCTGATTTTCCAAACCGTTTCCGTACCGGGGAGATGCCGCTTGGCATTGCAGATTACACAACCTACAACATGTTGACCGTTATGGCTCCCGAGATCCGCAATCTGTGGGATTTCACCATCGTTCCGGGCACGCAGCTGGCGGACGGTTCTGTAAGACATGAGGTTGCAAGCACGACAAGTGCGGTCATGATGCTGGAAAACGCGAAGAACAAGGAGGCTGCATGGTCGTTCATGAAATGGTGGACCGACAAGCAGACCCAGATTGAATATGGCAGGGAAATGGAGGGACTGATGGGGGCCGCGGCGCGTTATCCAACCGCTAATATCGAAGCATTGGAGCAGCTGCCCTGGCCGGTCAAGGATTATCAAAACCTGGAGCAGCAGTGGGAATGGGTAAAGGGCATTCCCCAGGTACCCGGCGGATATTTTACGGGCCGGCATCTCGACAACGCGTTCCGCAAGGTGGTCAATGCGAACGAAAATCCGCGCGAAGCCTTGTCTGACTACGTCCTGTACATTGACGATGAAATCGAGCTCAAGCGCAAGGAATTCAATCTGAAGTAG
- a CDS encoding carbohydrate ABC transporter permease: MQAETTKAPAAPAINARQASRWSLLKRDLYLSRHYYVLMAPFMLIFFLFTVIPVGLSLGLSFFHFNMLELPRFVGWQNYSRLFLNDDVFLIALKNTLLFAVITGPVSYIACFLFAWIINELSPKIRAVMTLVFYAPSISGNVFFIWLIIFSGDSYGYMNGFLMRLGVILEPILWLANEKYVLAIVILVQLWLSLGTSFLAFIAGLQTIDRSLVEAGTVDGIKNRWQELWYITLPSMRPQLMFGAVMQITASFAVAEISIALAGFPSVNYAAHTVVTHLMDYGTIRFEMGYASAIATVLFAMMLGTNILTQKMLRKIGE; encoded by the coding sequence TTGCAAGCAGAAACCACCAAGGCACCCGCTGCGCCTGCCATTAACGCCAGGCAGGCGAGCAGGTGGTCCCTTTTGAAAAGGGATTTGTACCTAAGCAGACATTATTACGTACTGATGGCACCGTTTATGCTGATCTTTTTCTTGTTTACGGTCATTCCGGTCGGCCTCTCGCTTGGCCTCAGTTTTTTTCATTTCAACATGCTGGAGCTGCCCCGATTTGTCGGCTGGCAAAATTATTCGCGGCTGTTCCTGAACGACGATGTTTTTTTGATCGCTCTTAAAAATACGCTGCTGTTTGCCGTTATTACGGGTCCTGTCAGCTATATTGCCTGCTTTTTGTTTGCGTGGATCATCAACGAGTTGTCGCCCAAAATTCGGGCCGTCATGACACTTGTGTTCTATGCGCCTTCCATTTCAGGCAACGTTTTTTTCATCTGGCTGATCATTTTTTCGGGAGACAGCTATGGATATATGAACGGTTTTCTGATGCGCCTCGGCGTTATTCTGGAGCCGATCCTATGGCTTGCAAACGAGAAGTACGTGCTGGCGATCGTCATCCTCGTACAGCTGTGGCTCAGCCTTGGCACGAGCTTCCTCGCCTTCATTGCGGGCCTCCAGACGATCGACCGATCGCTGGTTGAAGCGGGTACTGTGGATGGTATCAAGAACCGCTGGCAGGAGCTATGGTACATTACACTGCCTTCTATGAGACCGCAGCTTATGTTCGGCGCCGTTATGCAGATTACGGCCTCGTTCGCCGTAGCCGAAATCTCCATCGCGCTGGCTGGTTTTCCCAGCGTCAATTATGCGGCACATACCGTCGTAACACATCTGATGGATTATGGCACCATTCGGTTTGAGATGGGATATGCGTCCGCCATTGCGACCGTTTTGTTCGCCATGATGCTCGGAACGAACATTTTGACACAAAAAATGCTGAGAAAGATAGGTGAATGA
- a CDS encoding carbohydrate ABC transporter permease, whose protein sequence is MTSKVRAVFGMSRKLNRSFTVSLMLFALLALFGSFMVLPLIYTVNNAFKPLDELFIFPPRFWVNNPTMENFADLINLMGNSWVPLSRYIANTLIITLLGTAGHILLASAAAYPLAKYRFPGSKVLFTIVILSLMFSPHVTAIPNYMVMSWLGWINTHASIIVPSLAFSLGLFLMKQFMEQIPDALLEAAKIDGANEYRIFWSIVMPNVKPAWLTLMILQFPALWGTDGGSFIYSENLKTLHYALSQITQGGIARAGVGAAVALLLMIVPIVLFIISQSSVMQTMATSGMKE, encoded by the coding sequence ATGACCAGCAAGGTACGCGCCGTCTTCGGCATGTCCAGAAAACTGAATCGGTCATTTACCGTCAGCCTGATGCTGTTTGCACTGCTGGCTCTGTTCGGGTCATTCATGGTATTGCCGTTGATCTATACGGTTAACAACGCCTTTAAACCACTAGATGAGCTGTTTATTTTTCCGCCGCGCTTCTGGGTGAACAATCCGACGATGGAAAATTTCGCGGACCTGATCAATCTGATGGGCAACTCCTGGGTTCCTCTATCCAGATACATTGCCAATACGCTGATTATTACGCTGCTTGGAACGGCAGGCCATATCCTGCTGGCTTCCGCAGCAGCGTACCCGCTGGCCAAATACCGGTTTCCCGGTTCAAAGGTGCTGTTTACCATCGTCATCCTGTCCCTGATGTTCTCACCACACGTCACGGCGATTCCGAACTACATGGTGATGTCCTGGCTAGGATGGATCAACACACATGCCTCCATTATTGTGCCTTCACTCGCTTTTTCCCTGGGACTCTTCCTGATGAAGCAGTTCATGGAGCAAATACCGGATGCGCTGCTGGAGGCCGCAAAAATCGACGGGGCCAACGAATACCGGATATTCTGGAGTATCGTAATGCCTAACGTGAAGCCAGCCTGGCTCACGCTTATGATTTTGCAGTTTCCGGCGCTGTGGGGGACCGATGGCGGAAGCTTCATTTACAGTGAAAATCTGAAAACGCTGCATTATGCGCTCAGTCAGATTACCCAGGGAGGAATTGCCCGTGCAGGTGTCGGCGCTGCGGTAGCGCTTCTGCTCATGATCGTGCCGATCGTCCTGTTCATCATCTCCCAGAGCAGTGTCATGCAGACGATGGCAACTTCCGGTATGAAAGAGTAG
- a CDS encoding Yip1 family protein, with the protein MQASSRQLIQYPLHLIFHPFDGYWELKYERNQRTTLMIALAILGLLTVTTILQAQYSGFLVNFNNPKRLNSLLEIVYVIVPVLFWCTANWSLTTLMDGEGKFSEIFMSTCFALVPLILIQFPWIWLSLIISGQETAFYYFFNMAATAWTVYLLFVGNMTVHQYTPAKTVLTMLLTLVAMAFMAFLCLLFFSLVQQIVSFAATIYQELVLRG; encoded by the coding sequence ATGCAGGCATCAAGTAGACAGCTGATCCAATATCCGCTGCATCTCATATTTCATCCGTTTGACGGGTATTGGGAGCTGAAATACGAGCGAAATCAGAGAACAACGCTCATGATCGCTTTGGCTATTTTGGGCTTGTTAACGGTAACAACGATCCTTCAGGCCCAGTACAGCGGATTCCTAGTCAATTTTAACAACCCGAAACGATTGAACAGCCTGCTGGAAATCGTCTATGTCATTGTTCCGGTGCTGTTCTGGTGTACAGCAAACTGGTCACTGACCACGCTGATGGATGGAGAGGGCAAATTCTCGGAAATTTTCATGTCCACATGTTTTGCACTGGTTCCACTGATTTTGATTCAGTTTCCATGGATTTGGCTCAGCCTGATCATTTCCGGGCAGGAAACCGCCTTTTATTATTTCTTTAACATGGCTGCCACGGCCTGGACGGTATACCTGTTATTTGTCGGCAATATGACGGTGCATCAATATACACCCGCCAAAACGGTGCTGACCATGCTTCTGACGCTGGTTGCCATGGCCTTCATGGCATTTCTCTGCCTGCTGTTCTTCAGTCTGGTGCAGCAGATTGTGTCCTTTGCAGCCACCATCTATCAGGAACTTGTACTCCGGGGCTAA
- a CDS encoding DUF5696 domain-containing protein: MNLYVAKKMIAILLVFGLLLGGCQTASMPEARMSANSDEPAEVPALPPGEKLASSFNDTRLPGMIGLAQNEALQLFIQEETAEIAVIHKQSGQIWRSNPEERNLDTLAAGINKDLLSSQAKLSFYNSLGQNSSVNSYTDSVAHQQISYEALPNGVRVNYQFGSNESSIEDLPVKISKERFEQKLLAALDKAGQRALKVGYAEDKDEGIYVRIDKAMQGLQLTRALKAFETAGYTPEDLQLDNAEHGIEQEKSGPRMFMLSIEYGLDDEALVVRVPASGIHFPEQYPINSISVLDYFGAGAAEDEGSLFVPDGSGALIHFNNGKVQYPAYQQDVYGPDLTMKLREVDSTEEKARMPVFGLIRKGGAFLGIIEEGAATAVVNADISGKLNSYNNVYPSFYVVNKSDVTLQASDMVRTLPKFQKKPTVSDFVVRYAFAGAEQASYSGLASLYRDYLTRTDGLPAKQTAEGEKGIPFYLKLVGSMTTKKHLMGIPYESNEALTTFDEAQQILSELQEKQVSNIQVRYAGWFNGGLLHRLPDSIKVDGAVGGRKGMQAFSDYAREAGIGFYPDVAVLNVHAKNGFKPSSEASRSLTQEPAVLYPMDPARQRRDRNRQPAYILSPNLLGNVTEDMLKAIKPYKAGGLSLRDLAEQLNSDMNPKKLLDRTGAQAAVTEALKQINQQGMPVVAEGGNAYALPYVTGLTDAPMSSSRFKLEDEEIPFFQLVVHGGISYTGAAYNLSTYTDARQYVLKLVEYGASPYFTWFNAPNHIVKETDYDDLYAAHYEQWLDLAAEMYEEVNEANRRFAGLNMVAHEKLAEGVFQTTYENGGFALVNYNDFPVQAAGRTVEAKSYVTGGEQL; encoded by the coding sequence ATGAATTTGTACGTCGCTAAAAAAATGATCGCGATCCTGCTCGTATTCGGCCTGCTTCTTGGCGGGTGTCAGACCGCTTCCATGCCTGAAGCCAGGATGTCTGCGAACTCGGATGAACCAGCGGAAGTGCCTGCGCTGCCGCCCGGGGAGAAGTTGGCCTCATCCTTCAACGATACACGTCTGCCTGGCATGATCGGGCTTGCCCAGAATGAAGCGCTGCAGCTGTTCATCCAGGAAGAGACAGCCGAGATTGCGGTAATTCACAAGCAAAGCGGGCAGATCTGGCGCAGCAATCCGGAAGAGCGCAATCTGGATACGCTTGCGGCGGGAATCAACAAGGACCTGCTGTCTTCGCAGGCCAAGCTCAGCTTTTATAACAGTCTGGGACAGAACAGCTCGGTTAACTCCTATACGGATAGTGTTGCCCACCAGCAGATCAGCTACGAAGCATTGCCAAACGGCGTAAGGGTGAACTACCAGTTTGGCAGCAATGAGAGCTCCATAGAGGATCTGCCTGTGAAAATCAGCAAGGAACGCTTCGAGCAGAAGCTGCTTGCCGCGCTCGATAAGGCCGGGCAGCGTGCCTTGAAGGTCGGCTATGCGGAGGACAAGGACGAAGGCATCTATGTCCGAATCGACAAGGCGATGCAGGGACTTCAGCTAACGCGTGCACTCAAGGCTTTCGAGACAGCTGGTTACACGCCCGAGGACCTTCAACTGGACAATGCCGAGCATGGCATTGAGCAGGAAAAAAGTGGACCACGCATGTTTATGTTATCCATCGAATACGGGCTGGATGACGAAGCACTGGTTGTACGCGTGCCGGCATCCGGCATTCATTTTCCGGAACAATACCCAATCAACAGCATATCCGTGCTGGATTATTTCGGTGCTGGTGCAGCGGAGGATGAAGGCTCCCTGTTTGTACCCGATGGTTCAGGAGCGCTCATTCATTTCAATAATGGCAAGGTTCAATATCCCGCCTATCAGCAGGACGTGTATGGACCGGACCTGACGATGAAACTACGTGAAGTGGACTCGACTGAGGAAAAGGCCAGGATGCCGGTCTTCGGACTGATTCGCAAGGGCGGTGCGTTCCTGGGCATCATCGAGGAAGGTGCAGCTACAGCGGTGGTTAATGCGGATATCAGCGGCAAGCTGAACAGCTACAACAATGTGTATCCGAGCTTTTACGTTGTGAACAAAAGCGATGTGACGCTTCAGGCGAGCGACATGGTACGGACATTGCCCAAGTTTCAAAAGAAGCCAACGGTATCCGATTTTGTCGTTCGTTACGCCTTTGCGGGAGCAGAGCAGGCCTCCTATTCCGGTCTTGCCTCCCTGTATCGGGACTATTTAACCCGGACAGACGGCCTTCCTGCGAAGCAAACGGCTGAGGGAGAAAAGGGCATTCCGTTTTACCTGAAGCTTGTCGGCAGTATGACCACCAAAAAACACCTGATGGGTATACCTTACGAATCGAATGAGGCGTTGACCACGTTTGACGAGGCACAGCAAATCTTGTCCGAGCTCCAGGAAAAACAAGTATCCAACATTCAGGTGCGCTACGCGGGCTGGTTCAACGGAGGACTCCTTCATCGGCTGCCGGATTCCATCAAGGTGGACGGAGCGGTGGGAGGACGAAAAGGCATGCAGGCGTTTAGCGACTATGCCCGTGAGGCCGGGATCGGCTTTTATCCTGATGTAGCGGTCCTGAACGTGCATGCGAAGAACGGCTTCAAGCCTTCTTCCGAAGCTTCCCGATCGCTCACGCAGGAGCCAGCGGTTCTATATCCGATGGACCCGGCAAGACAGCGGCGTGACCGGAATCGACAACCGGCATATATCCTTTCTCCGAACCTGCTGGGTAACGTAACAGAAGACATGCTAAAAGCGATCAAGCCATATAAGGCAGGCGGATTGTCCCTGCGTGATCTGGCGGAGCAGCTGAACAGCGATATGAATCCGAAAAAGCTGCTGGATCGCACCGGAGCACAAGCAGCTGTCACGGAGGCATTGAAGCAGATTAATCAGCAGGGGATGCCAGTGGTCGCCGAAGGCGGTAATGCGTATGCGCTGCCGTACGTGACGGGTCTCACAGATGCGCCGATGTCCAGCAGCCGCTTCAAGCTGGAGGATGAAGAGATTCCGTTCTTCCAGCTGGTTGTTCACGGTGGCATCAGCTACACCGGAGCTGCCTACAATCTGTCAACGTATACTGATGCGAGACAATATGTTCTGAAGCTTGTTGAGTATGGAGCAAGTCCCTATTTCACTTGGTTCAACGCGCCGAACCATATCGTGAAGGAAACGGATTACGATGATCTGTATGCCGCCCATTATGAGCAGTGGTTGGACCTGGCAGCCGAGATGTATGAAGAGGTTAATGAGGCCAATCGTCGATTCGCCGGGCTGAACATGGTAGCACATGAAAAGCTGGCTGAAGGCGTATTTCAAACGACATACGAAAACGGAGGCTTCGCTCTGGTGAATTATAACGACTTCCCGGTGCAGGCAGCTGGCCGAACTGTGGAAGCGAAAAGTTATGTGACAGGTGGTGAGCAGCTCTGA
- a CDS encoding carbohydrate ABC transporter permease, with amino-acid sequence MKALLKWKWGRRTYAQQKAAWGVIYVLPWLIGFVLFFFVPLLASLRYSLSSIQANAQGISIQFTGLANYIQALTVNTSFNRALIESITDVLVNVPLIVIFSLFLAVILNQKFPGRAIARSIFFLPVILASGVIMALDSTSLIEAVNQSSTGGSALGTFEIENLMLDAGLSEWVVMYLSGAVDRIYQIVSQSGVQILIFLAGIQTISPQLYEASKMEGATGYEAFWKITFPMVSPLIFVNVIYTIVDSFASNAMTTLIRDTGFVKFDFGLSSAMAWVYFVAIAVILIVVSLIFSKRVFYQD; translated from the coding sequence CTGAAAGCGCTACTGAAATGGAAGTGGGGACGTCGGACCTATGCCCAGCAGAAGGCGGCCTGGGGAGTGATCTATGTGCTTCCCTGGCTTATCGGCTTTGTCCTGTTCTTTTTTGTTCCGCTGCTGGCTTCCCTGCGTTACAGTCTAAGCTCAATTCAGGCGAACGCGCAGGGTATATCCATCCAGTTCACTGGTCTCGCCAACTATATTCAGGCGCTGACGGTCAATACCAGCTTCAACCGGGCGCTGATCGAATCCATAACGGATGTGCTCGTCAATGTGCCGCTGATCGTCATATTCAGCCTGTTCCTTGCCGTCATTCTCAATCAGAAGTTTCCGGGGCGGGCCATAGCGCGGTCTATCTTTTTCCTGCCGGTGATTTTGGCATCAGGCGTCATCATGGCGCTGGATAGCACCAGTCTGATCGAGGCCGTTAACCAGAGCAGTACGGGTGGCAGCGCTCTGGGTACCTTTGAAATCGAAAACCTGATGCTGGACGCAGGGTTAAGCGAGTGGGTAGTCATGTATCTGAGCGGCGCGGTTGACCGTATTTACCAGATCGTCAGTCAATCTGGCGTGCAGATTCTTATCTTTTTGGCAGGCATCCAAACCATTTCGCCCCAGCTGTACGAGGCATCCAAAATGGAAGGAGCCACGGGATATGAAGCTTTTTGGAAAATTACGTTCCCCATGGTCAGCCCGCTTATTTTCGTTAATGTGATCTATACCATCGTCGATTCCTTTGCCAGCAATGCCATGACTACGCTGATTCGAGATACGGGCTTTGTCAAATTTGATTTTGGACTGAGCTCAGCCATGGCGTGGGTCTACTTCGTGGCGATTGCCGTTATTCTGATCGTGGTATCGCTTATTTTCTCCAAACGTGTCTTCTATCAAGATTAG
- a CDS encoding carbohydrate ABC transporter permease: MMISRLLSLEQWKSWLWSVVRFTLITGLSFVILFPIFQKISTSIKDKSDLYSAVVVWIPQNFSIDNFKQAIRVMDYWATLLNTFALSATTTILTTLSCALAGYGFARLKFKGSNLLFAGVILTILVPPTTILIPVYLNLKSFDLMGLMTLIAGKPVNLLNTYWPFILTAITANSLKAGLYIFIFRQFFRGIPKEVEEAAYVDGAGISRTFVRIMLPNAVPSIVTVLLFSFVWQWNDSFYTTTYLTSSKVMSTQLSSLPYNLAQQVSDGASKADPFYLSMIQDTGILLAILPLIIIYLFVQRYFVESVERTGIVG; this comes from the coding sequence TTGATGATATCAAGGCTGTTGTCGCTTGAGCAGTGGAAAAGCTGGCTGTGGTCTGTTGTGCGGTTCACGCTCATTACCGGGCTCTCCTTCGTGATCCTGTTCCCGATATTTCAGAAAATATCGACATCCATTAAGGATAAGAGCGACCTGTATTCGGCTGTCGTGGTCTGGATTCCGCAAAACTTCTCCATCGACAATTTCAAGCAGGCCATTCGAGTCATGGATTATTGGGCCACGCTGCTCAATACGTTTGCACTGTCTGCCACTACGACCATTTTGACGACGCTTTCCTGCGCACTCGCCGGATATGGGTTTGCCCGCTTGAAATTCAAAGGAAGCAATCTGTTGTTTGCCGGAGTCATCTTGACCATTCTGGTTCCGCCAACGACCATCTTGATTCCGGTGTACCTAAACTTGAAGAGCTTTGATCTGATGGGGCTGATGACATTGATCGCCGGCAAGCCCGTAAATCTGCTGAATACGTACTGGCCGTTTATCCTGACAGCCATAACCGCCAATTCGCTCAAGGCAGGGCTGTATATTTTCATCTTCCGCCAGTTCTTCAGAGGCATTCCTAAGGAAGTGGAGGAAGCGGCTTACGTTGATGGTGCTGGCATCAGCCGCACCTTTGTACGCATCATGCTGCCCAATGCGGTCCCTTCCATTGTGACCGTGCTGTTATTTTCCTTCGTGTGGCAATGGAATGACAGCTTCTATACGACAACCTACCTGACATCCAGCAAAGTGATGTCAACCCAGCTGTCCTCGCTGCCGTATAATCTGGCCCAGCAGGTCAGCGACGGTGCATCCAAAGCCGATCCTTTTTATCTAAGCATGATACAGGATACAGGTATTTTACTGGCCATCTTGCCTTTAATTATCATTTACTTGTTTGTACAGCGTTACTTCGTGGAGAGCGTTGAACGCACGGGCATCGTTGGATGA